From a single Maritimibacter sp. DP1N21-5 genomic region:
- a CDS encoding septum formation initiator family protein, which yields MRGFRKQSGFGGVLYFLGLICAGTYFTFASVQGDYGLFRRIGIDAEAQVLREERDRLAAEIEVLENKTQRMSDGFLDLDLLDQQARSVLGMVRADEIVLR from the coding sequence ATGCGCGGCTTTCGCAAACAATCCGGCTTCGGTGGCGTGCTCTACTTCCTCGGGCTGATCTGCGCCGGGACCTATTTCACCTTCGCCTCCGTTCAGGGCGACTACGGCCTGTTCCGCCGGATCGGCATCGACGCCGAGGCGCAGGTCCTGCGCGAAGAGCGCGACCGGCTCGCCGCCGAAATCGAGGTCCTCGAAAACAAGACCCAGCGCATGTCCGACGGCTTCCTCGACCTCGACCTCCTCGACCAGCAGGCGCGCTCGGTCCTGGGCATGGTGCGCGCCGACGAAATCGTGCTGCGCTAA
- the pdhA gene encoding pyruvate dehydrogenase (acetyl-transferring) E1 component subunit alpha — protein sequence MATAKSAKKSNTSKDELLQYYRDMLLIRRFEEKAGQLYGMGLIGGFCHLYIGQEAVVVGLEAAADEGDKRVTSYRDHGHMLACGMDPKGVMAELTGREGGYSKGKGGSMHMFSTERHFYGGHGIVGAQVPIGAGLAFSDMYKGTDRVTFTYFGDGAANQGQVYETYNMAELWNLPVVFVIENNQYAMGTSVKRSTKSPSLWERGAAYGIEGEEVDGMSVLAVKEAGEKAIAHCRAGKGPYILEMKTYRYRGHSMSDPAKYRTREEVQKMRDEKDPIENVREMLLTGKHASEDELKAIDKEIKDIVNEAAEFSRESPEPALDELWTDIYA from the coding sequence ATGGCGACCGCCAAAAGCGCCAAAAAATCAAACACATCCAAGGACGAATTGCTGCAGTATTACCGTGACATGCTGCTCATCCGTCGATTCGAGGAAAAGGCCGGCCAGCTCTACGGAATGGGACTCATCGGCGGGTTCTGTCACCTCTACATCGGGCAGGAAGCCGTCGTGGTGGGCCTCGAGGCCGCCGCGGACGAAGGCGACAAGCGCGTGACCTCCTACCGCGACCACGGCCACATGCTCGCCTGTGGCATGGACCCCAAGGGCGTGATGGCCGAACTCACCGGGCGTGAGGGCGGCTATTCCAAGGGCAAAGGCGGCTCGATGCACATGTTCTCGACCGAACGCCATTTCTACGGCGGCCACGGGATCGTAGGCGCGCAGGTGCCGATCGGCGCTGGGCTTGCCTTCTCGGACATGTACAAGGGCACCGACCGCGTCACCTTCACGTACTTCGGTGACGGCGCCGCCAACCAGGGCCAGGTCTATGAGACCTACAACATGGCCGAACTCTGGAACCTGCCGGTCGTCTTCGTGATCGAGAACAACCAATATGCAATGGGCACTTCGGTCAAGCGGTCGACCAAGTCGCCGTCGCTCTGGGAACGGGGTGCGGCCTACGGCATCGAGGGCGAAGAGGTCGACGGGATGAGCGTGCTCGCCGTCAAGGAAGCGGGCGAGAAGGCCATCGCGCACTGCCGCGCCGGCAAGGGCCCCTACATTCTCGAGATGAAGACCTACCGCTACCGTGGCCACTCCATGTCCGACCCCGCGAAATACCGCACCCGCGAAGAGGTGCAGAAAATGCGCGACGAGAAGGACCCGATCGAGAACGTCCGCGAGATGCTCCTCACCGGCAAACATGCCAGCGAGGACGAGCTCAAGGCGATCGACAAGGAGATCAAGGACATCGTCAACGAGGCCGCGGAGTTCTCCCGCGAAAGCCCGGAACCGGCGCTCGATGAGCTCTGGACCGACATTTACGCCTGA
- a CDS encoding pyruvate dehydrogenase complex E1 component subunit beta: MATEILMPALSPTMEEGTLTKWLVKEGDEVKSGDILAEIETDKATMEFEAVDEGVVGKILIAEGTEAVKVNTPIAVLIEEGESADDIQASSGGESSGGDTSEAKSDDAPSDEPVASNPGSATMPEPETPEDPEIPEGTEMKTQTVREALRDAMAEEMRSDEMVFLMGEEVAEYQGAYKVSQGLLDEFGSKRVIDTPITEHGFAGLAAGAAMGGLRPIVEFMTFNFAMQAIDHIINTAAKTRYMSGGQMSVPIVFRGPNGAAARVAAQHSQDYAGWYAQIPGLWVAMPYSAADAKGLMKSAIKSDNPVVFLENELLYGQSFEVPVLDDYTVPFGKARIWQKGDDVTIVSFGIGMKYALEAAAKLAEDGISAEVIDLRTLRPMDTKTVVESVKKTNRCVTVEEGWPVASIGSYLSSVIMQEAFDYLDAPVITLTGKDVPMPYAANLEKLALVTTAEVVEAAKSVCYK; encoded by the coding sequence ATGGCAACCGAAATTCTCATGCCCGCACTGAGCCCGACCATGGAAGAGGGCACGCTGACCAAATGGCTGGTGAAAGAGGGCGACGAAGTGAAGAGCGGCGATATTCTCGCCGAGATCGAGACCGATAAGGCGACGATGGAATTCGAAGCCGTGGACGAAGGCGTCGTGGGCAAGATCCTGATCGCCGAAGGCACGGAAGCGGTGAAGGTGAATACCCCCATCGCGGTGCTCATCGAAGAAGGCGAAAGCGCCGATGACATTCAGGCGTCCTCCGGCGGGGAAAGCTCCGGCGGCGACACGTCCGAGGCCAAGTCGGACGACGCTCCGTCGGACGAACCCGTCGCTTCCAACCCCGGGTCGGCCACCATGCCCGAACCCGAGACCCCCGAGGATCCCGAGATCCCCGAGGGCACCGAGATGAAGACCCAGACCGTGCGCGAAGCCTTGCGCGATGCCATGGCCGAGGAAATGCGCTCGGACGAGATGGTCTTCCTCATGGGCGAGGAAGTCGCCGAGTACCAGGGCGCCTACAAGGTGTCCCAGGGTCTGCTCGATGAATTCGGCTCAAAGCGCGTGATCGACACGCCGATCACCGAGCACGGCTTTGCCGGTCTCGCCGCGGGCGCCGCGATGGGCGGCCTTCGCCCCATCGTCGAATTCATGACCTTCAATTTCGCGATGCAGGCCATCGACCACATCATCAACACCGCTGCCAAGACGCGCTACATGTCCGGCGGCCAGATGAGCGTGCCAATCGTGTTCCGTGGCCCCAACGGTGCCGCCGCCCGCGTGGCCGCTCAGCACAGCCAAGACTACGCAGGCTGGTATGCGCAGATCCCGGGGCTCTGGGTTGCGATGCCCTACTCTGCTGCCGACGCCAAGGGGCTCATGAAATCCGCGATCAAGTCGGACAACCCAGTCGTCTTCCTCGAGAACGAACTGCTCTACGGGCAGTCCTTCGAGGTGCCGGTGCTCGATGACTATACGGTGCCGTTTGGTAAGGCGCGGATCTGGCAGAAGGGCGACGATGTCACCATCGTCTCCTTCGGGATCGGCATGAAATACGCGCTCGAGGCGGCGGCAAAGCTCGCAGAAGACGGGATTTCCGCCGAGGTCATCGACCTGCGCACCCTGCGTCCAATGGACACCAAGACCGTGGTGGAAAGCGTCAAGAAAACCAACCGCTGCGTGACGGTGGAAGAAGGCTGGCCGGTGGCGTCCATCGGGTCCTACCTGTCGTCGGTCATCATGCAGGAGGCCTTTGACTACCTCGACGCGCCGGTCATCACGCTCACGGGCAAGGACGTGCCCATGCCCTATGCCGCGAACCTCGAAAAGCTCGCGCTCGTCACCACCGCCGAGGTCGTCGAGGCGGCCAAGTCGGTCTGCTACAAATAA
- a CDS encoding pyruvate dehydrogenase complex dihydrolipoamide acetyltransferase — MPTEILMPALSPTMEEGTLAKWLVKEGDEVKSGDILAEIETDKATMEFEAVDEGVIGKILVGDGSEGVKVNTPIAVLLEEGESADDIGDVSAKPAAPAKSEEKAEAKAEAPKAETKAPAAGKDDKGGRIFASPLARRIAADKGIDLSALKGSGPKGRIVKADVENAKPGQAPAKSDAPKAEAAKGASPALAAGPSTDAVLKMYEGRQFEEVKLDGMRKTIAARLTEAKQTIPHFYLRRDIKLDALMKFRSQLNKQLEGRGVKLSVNDFIIKACALALQSVPDANAVWAGDRVLKLKPSDVAVAVAIEGGLFTPVLKDADMKSLSALSAEMKDLATRARDRKLAPHEYQGGSFAVSNLGMFGIDNFDAVINPPHGAILAVGSGVKKPVVNDAGEIEVATVMSVTLSVDHRVIDGALGAELLKAIVENLENPMVMLA, encoded by the coding sequence ATGCCAACGGAAATCCTGATGCCCGCACTTTCTCCGACGATGGAGGAAGGCACGCTGGCCAAGTGGCTGGTGAAAGAGGGCGACGAAGTCAAATCCGGCGATATCCTCGCCGAGATCGAGACCGACAAGGCCACGATGGAGTTCGAGGCCGTGGACGAGGGCGTGATCGGCAAGATCCTCGTGGGCGACGGGTCGGAAGGCGTCAAGGTCAACACCCCCATCGCCGTGCTGCTGGAAGAGGGTGAAAGCGCGGACGACATTGGCGACGTGTCGGCCAAGCCCGCAGCCCCCGCCAAGTCGGAAGAGAAAGCCGAAGCCAAGGCCGAAGCGCCCAAGGCCGAAACCAAGGCTCCTGCGGCAGGCAAGGACGACAAGGGTGGTCGCATCTTCGCTTCGCCCCTCGCCCGCCGGATCGCGGCGGACAAGGGCATCGACCTGTCGGCGCTCAAAGGCTCCGGCCCCAAGGGCCGGATCGTGAAGGCCGACGTCGAGAACGCCAAACCCGGTCAAGCGCCTGCGAAGTCGGATGCACCCAAAGCCGAGGCAGCCAAAGGTGCTTCCCCGGCCCTCGCCGCTGGTCCGTCGACCGATGCCGTCCTCAAGATGTATGAGGGTCGGCAGTTCGAAGAGGTCAAGCTCGACGGGATGCGCAAGACGATTGCCGCGCGTCTTACCGAGGCCAAGCAGACCATCCCGCATTTCTACCTGCGCCGCGACATCAAGCTCGACGCGCTGATGAAATTCCGCTCGCAGCTCAACAAGCAGCTCGAGGGGCGCGGAGTGAAGCTGTCGGTCAACGACTTCATCATCAAGGCCTGCGCGCTGGCCCTGCAATCCGTGCCGGACGCGAATGCGGTCTGGGCAGGCGACCGGGTGCTCAAGCTCAAGCCCTCGGATGTGGCGGTCGCCGTCGCCATTGAGGGCGGGCTGTTTACGCCGGTTCTGAAGGATGCCGACATGAAGTCGCTGTCGGCGCTGTCGGCCGAGATGAAGGACCTCGCCACTCGCGCCCGCGACCGCAAATTGGCACCCCACGAATATCAGGGCGGCAGCTTCGCGGTCTCGAACCTCGGCATGTTCGGCATCGACAACTTCGACGCGGTGATCAACCCGCCCCACGGCGCGATCCTCGCGGTCGGGTCGGGCGTAAAGAAGCCGGTCGTGAACGATGCGGGTGAGATCGAGGTGGCGACCGTGATGAGCGTGACCTTGTCGGTCGATCACCGGGTCATCGACGGGGCGCTCGGGGCGGAACTGCTCAAGGCCATCGTCGAAAACCTCGAGAACCCGATGGTGATGCTCGCCTGA
- a CDS encoding carboxymuconolactone decarboxylase family protein codes for MDYASYLANTAANLDKVRKIEPETAAGFAAMHRAAFYDGDVSKKHKELMALAIAVAKGCTDCIGFHVRAAIKAGATRKEMTEMIAVAVLMGGGPAYMYGAHVIEAYDQMAQPA; via the coding sequence ATGGACTATGCTTCCTACCTCGCCAATACGGCCGCCAACCTGGACAAGGTCCGGAAGATCGAGCCGGAGACCGCGGCGGGCTTTGCCGCCATGCACCGGGCGGCCTTTTACGACGGTGACGTGTCCAAGAAACACAAGGAACTCATGGCGCTGGCCATCGCGGTCGCCAAGGGCTGCACCGACTGCATCGGGTTCCACGTGCGAGCGGCGATAAAGGCCGGTGCCACGCGCAAGGAGATGACCGAGATGATCGCGGTCGCAGTGCTGATGGGCGGGGGCCCAGCCTACATGTACGGAGCCCATGTGATCGAGGCCTACGACCAGATGGCGCAACCGGCCTGA
- the cysE gene encoding serine O-acetyltransferase, with translation MAERNPKPRVVDPVWDQIISEAHEAVAHEPLMGGLIHACILHHKSLEKALSYRIAAKLSSNEMSMMVLREVANEAYAVSPELVEAARADLSAVMERDPATHRFLQPMLYFKGFQGMQAYRLAHWLWEQGRHDLAYFLQMRCSEVYGIDIHPAARIGKGIMIDHAHSIVIGETAVVGNNVSMLHSVTLGGTGKEEEDRHPKIEDEVLIGAGAKVLGNIRVGCCSRIAAGSVVLADVPPATTVAGVPAKVVGEAGCAHPSVTMNHMFGGQNSED, from the coding sequence CGGAAGCGCATGAGGCCGTGGCGCACGAGCCGCTCATGGGCGGGTTGATCCACGCCTGTATCCTGCACCACAAGTCGCTGGAAAAGGCGTTGTCCTACCGGATCGCGGCGAAGCTGTCGTCGAACGAAATGTCGATGATGGTGCTGCGCGAAGTCGCGAACGAAGCCTATGCGGTGTCGCCCGAGTTGGTCGAGGCCGCGCGTGCCGACCTCTCGGCCGTGATGGAGCGTGACCCCGCGACCCACCGCTTCCTCCAGCCCATGCTCTATTTCAAAGGGTTCCAGGGCATGCAGGCATACCGCCTCGCGCATTGGCTCTGGGAACAGGGGCGTCACGACCTCGCCTATTTCCTGCAGATGCGTTGCTCCGAGGTGTATGGCATCGACATTCACCCCGCAGCGCGAATCGGCAAGGGCATCATGATCGACCACGCGCATTCCATCGTGATCGGTGAGACCGCCGTCGTGGGGAACAACGTCTCGATGCTGCACTCGGTCACGCTGGGCGGCACCGGCAAGGAAGAAGAGGACCGGCATCCCAAGATCGAGGACGAAGTCCTGATCGGGGCCGGGGCCAAGGTGCTGGGCAACATTCGCGTGGGCTGCTGCTCGCGCATCGCCGCGGGCTCGGTCGTGCTGGCCGATGTTCCGCCGGCGACGACCGTGGCCGGTGTGCCCGCAAAGGTGGTGGGCGAGGCGGGTTGCGCCCATCCTTCCGTGACCATGAACCACATGTTCGGTGGTCAGAACTCGGAGGATTGA